The sequence ccagggtgagtgtgtgtgtctgtgtgtgtgtccagtgtatctgtgtgtgtgtccagtgtgtctgtgtgtgtgtccagtgtgtctgtgtgtgtgtccagtgtgtgtgtgtgtttccagtgtgtgtgtgtgtccagtgtgtgtgtgtgtgtccagtgtgtgtgtgtgtgtgtgtgtgtgtgtgtgtatgtgtgtgtttccagtgtgtgtgtgtgtccagtgtgtgtgtgtgtgtgtgtgtccagagtgtgtgtgtcctgtgtgtgtccagtgtgagtgtgtgtgtccagtgtgtctgtgtgtgtgtccagtgtgagtgtgtgtccagtgtgaatgtgtgtgttttcagtgtgtgtgtgtgtccagtgtgtgtgtgtgtgtccagtgtgtgtgtgtgtgtgtgtatgtgtgtgtttccagtgtgtgtgtgtgtgtccagtgtgtgtgtgtgtgtgtgtgtgtccagtgtgtgtgtgtgtgtgtgtgtgtgtccagtgtgtgtgtgtgtgtttccagtatgagtgtgtgtgtgtgtgtgcatccagtgtgtgtccagtgtgagtgtgagtgtgtgtccagtgtgagtgtgtgtccagtgtgtgtgtgtccagtgtgtgtgtgtgtgtccagtgtgtgtgtgtccagtgtgtgtgtgtgtgtccagtgtgtgtgtatctgtccagtgtgtgagtgtgtgtgtgtccagtgtgagtgtgtgtgtgtccagtgtgagtgtgtgtgtgtgtccagcgtgagtgtgtgtgtgtgtacagtgtgtgtgtgtgtccagtgtgtgtgtgtgtgtgtgtccagtgtgtgtgtgtgtgtgtgtgtccagtgtgagtgtgtgtgtgtgtgtgtgtccagtgtgagtgtgtgtgtgtgtccagtgtgagtgtgtgtgtgtgtgtgtgtatccagtgtgtccagtgtgtgtatcaCTGACAGAGGGACACTGAGTCACCATCATCCCAAAGCCcaaaccctggatagaggggctcagtgaatgtggaggtgaatgtgtacaggtgggtcagtgtgtcagagaaggctctatagaaggacagagtgccggctggccagtccagatacactcctactctgtgggagcCGGAGGGGTGGACGTCTATGGTAGTGGAATTATTATTGTGCCAGGCAATGTAACCGTTGTCATAGCAGAAcagactccaggacttgtcattgtGTCCAAGACCACAGTCATTACCCCCTCCACTCCTGCTGATTCCTTCATATGTCACTCCTATATTAGCCCCTCCcccactccactctacctcccagtaacagcgcccagtcagaccctctctacacagcacctgtcTCCAGTActcaaatctctctgggtgatcaggatacggctgctcctctctcctacatgtcacctttctgttctcctcagacagagagaagaatctgtttactgtgtttgggtccagtgtgagatcacagacatctgatggatgaaaccagacacaatattagaaatcatcatcattcacattagaatgttaactcacttttcactaattcatttaatgtagatgtttctaggtatcaaaaggagaagttaaggtaacttgagacttgttgaatgatcatatgttatactgtatggtaatataaaacacacttattcccattaattacacacacacacacacacacacacacacacacacacacacacacacacacacacacacacacacacacacacacacacacacgtcacacagacacacagacacacacacacacacaca is a genomic window of Salvelinus fontinalis isolate EN_2023a unplaced genomic scaffold, ASM2944872v1 scaffold_0004, whole genome shotgun sequence containing:
- the LOC129841930 gene encoding stonustoxin subunit beta-like; translated protein: MSLSGEREEGGPASKMHLSGGHDTKAKSPIKQERPASPVPSCVSMKSDWSMSQPIHFREGDFSTEQSVEHGGENRMKPGLRKYVCDLTLDPNTVNRFFSLSEENRKVTCRREEQPYPDHPERFEYWRQVLCREGLTGRCYWEVEWSGGGANIGVTYEGISRSGGGNDCGLGHNDKSWSLFCYDNGYIAWHNNNSTTIDVHPSGSHRVGVYLDWPAGTLSFYRAFSDTLTHLYTFTSTFTEPLYPGFGLWDDGDSVSLCQ